From one Bacillus sp. FJAT-42376 genomic stretch:
- a CDS encoding acyl-CoA dehydrogenase family protein, with the protein MYNRKRLTAEVNTLTFLETQFIRTEKEKQLFKKAKDLSAVFFERADLHDRHATFPFDNFEDLKKEGFLSLTIPETHGGEGISLYTFLLLQEKLAEGDPATALSLGWHLGLFLSLRETGKWKPELFNRITAEVVQSGKLVNSAASEAKTGSPARGGKPETTAVKQGDHWVINGKKIFASLAPILDYFIVTATIEGTGDIGEFLVPREADGVRIEETWDTMGMRGTRSDDLILDQVRLESSAWIGNRSKQAKPMSQGWLLHIPACYLGIAIAARNEAVRFARVYHPNSLPHPIMEVPEVRRKVAEMDIKLLSARQLMYAMAEKWDENPGIRTDLQTELAAAKYVATNAAVEVVDLAMRIEGGQSLFRNKPLERFYRDVRAGLHNPPSDDITIKIMADRAFSETE; encoded by the coding sequence ATGTACAATAGAAAAAGACTAACAGCAGAGGTGAATACGTTGACATTTCTTGAAACTCAATTCATACGGACAGAAAAGGAAAAACAGCTTTTCAAAAAAGCGAAAGACCTTTCCGCCGTTTTTTTTGAACGGGCCGATTTACATGACCGCCATGCGACCTTTCCATTTGATAATTTTGAAGACTTGAAAAAAGAAGGGTTTTTATCGCTGACCATACCGGAAACACATGGAGGAGAAGGGATTTCCTTATACACATTCCTCCTTCTTCAGGAGAAGCTTGCAGAAGGCGATCCGGCAACGGCCCTGTCTCTTGGCTGGCATCTTGGCCTTTTCCTGAGCCTCAGGGAAACCGGTAAATGGAAGCCTGAGTTATTCAATCGGATTACAGCTGAAGTCGTTCAGTCCGGAAAGCTTGTCAACAGTGCAGCGAGTGAAGCGAAAACAGGGAGTCCTGCCAGGGGGGGCAAGCCGGAAACCACGGCTGTAAAGCAAGGGGATCACTGGGTGATTAACGGAAAGAAAATTTTTGCTTCACTCGCTCCCATCCTCGATTACTTCATTGTAACAGCGACGATCGAGGGTACCGGGGATATTGGAGAATTTCTCGTTCCAAGAGAAGCAGACGGTGTAAGGATTGAAGAAACATGGGATACAATGGGCATGCGCGGTACGAGGAGCGATGATTTAATTCTTGATCAGGTAAGGCTTGAATCGTCTGCCTGGATCGGGAACCGCAGCAAGCAGGCTAAACCAATGTCCCAAGGCTGGCTTCTGCATATTCCTGCCTGTTATTTGGGCATTGCCATTGCAGCAAGGAATGAAGCCGTCCGATTTGCGCGCGTTTATCATCCAAACAGCCTCCCGCATCCGATCATGGAGGTTCCGGAAGTAAGACGAAAGGTGGCAGAGATGGATATCAAGCTCCTTTCAGCAAGACAGCTGATGTATGCAATGGCAGAAAAATGGGATGAGAATCCCGGAATCCGCACGGACCTTCAGACCGAACTCGCCGCAGCTAAATACGTAGCGACGAATGCAGCAGTGGAAGTGGTCGATCTCGCTATGAGAATTGAAGGGGGACAAAGCTTGTTCCGGAATAAGCCGCTTGAACGGTTTTACAGGGATGTCCGGGCAGGCCTTCATAACCCGCCATCAGATGATATAACCATTAAAATCATGGCGGACAGGGCGTTTTCGGAAACAGAATAG
- the gntK gene encoding gluconokinase codes for MMGVDIGTTSTKAVLFDENGTVISKCNTGYPLYTEAPGEAEQDPEEIFQAAVRSIREAVKDAGVSKEEIRFVSFSSAMHSLIVMDSSNKPITRSITWADQRSEAWTKKLKKEWNGHEIYLRTGTPIHPMSPLSKIIWLREDKPELFMRASKFISIKEYVFFRLFGKYIIDHSIASATGLFNLANRNWDTEALEIAGISSDQLPELVPTTFQLKGLNPEFASELGLQADTPFIAGASDGVLSNLGVNAIDPGVAALTIGTSGAIRAVTDRPVTDPKGRIFCYALTEEHWVIGGAVNNGGMIFQWLKDELCQSEAEAAEKLGQDPYTYLTGIAAKVRPGSEGLIFHPYLAGERAPIWNAHARGAFFGLGLHHKKDHMIRAVLEGINYNLYTVLLALKELIGIPKKVHATGGFAQSEFWRQLLTDILNQEVLIPESYESSCLGAVILGMYALGEIDSLSEAKRFVSSNIRLLPDKESAQVYQELIPIYIRLARMYETEFEEIAAFQTKYGKEELPESAK; via the coding sequence ATGATGGGTGTGGATATTGGAACAACTAGCACAAAAGCGGTGCTGTTTGATGAAAATGGAACGGTTATTTCCAAGTGCAATACGGGATATCCGCTATATACGGAAGCTCCTGGTGAAGCGGAACAGGATCCGGAAGAAATTTTTCAGGCCGCTGTCCGCTCGATCCGGGAGGCGGTTAAAGATGCAGGTGTATCCAAAGAGGAGATACGCTTTGTCAGCTTCAGCTCTGCTATGCACAGTCTGATTGTCATGGACAGCAGCAATAAACCGATAACCCGCAGTATCACGTGGGCGGACCAGCGCAGTGAGGCATGGACGAAAAAGCTGAAAAAAGAATGGAATGGGCACGAAATCTACTTGCGGACGGGAACTCCCATTCACCCGATGTCGCCGCTGTCAAAAATAATCTGGCTCAGGGAAGATAAGCCTGAACTATTCATGCGGGCTTCGAAATTCATTTCCATCAAAGAATACGTCTTTTTCCGTTTATTCGGCAAATACATAATCGATCATTCCATTGCGTCTGCAACAGGTCTTTTTAATTTGGCAAACCGGAATTGGGATACAGAAGCACTGGAGATAGCGGGAATTTCAAGTGATCAGCTGCCTGAGCTTGTCCCGACAACCTTTCAATTGAAGGGGCTCAATCCCGAATTTGCTTCTGAACTGGGCCTGCAAGCGGATACCCCGTTTATCGCCGGAGCGAGTGACGGAGTATTATCCAATCTTGGTGTAAACGCGATTGATCCGGGTGTCGCAGCCCTTACAATTGGGACAAGCGGGGCGATCCGAGCTGTTACCGACCGGCCGGTTACCGATCCTAAAGGACGCATTTTCTGCTATGCGCTGACTGAGGAGCATTGGGTCATTGGCGGGGCTGTCAACAATGGAGGGATGATCTTTCAATGGCTGAAAGACGAACTCTGCCAGTCAGAAGCGGAAGCAGCTGAAAAACTCGGCCAGGATCCGTATACGTACTTAACCGGTATTGCCGCTAAAGTCCGCCCGGGGTCAGAAGGCTTGATCTTCCATCCTTACTTGGCAGGGGAAAGAGCTCCTATATGGAATGCCCATGCGAGAGGGGCTTTTTTCGGGCTCGGGCTTCATCACAAGAAAGACCATATGATCCGTGCTGTTTTGGAAGGAATCAATTATAACCTGTATACGGTTCTCCTTGCATTGAAGGAATTGATAGGCATTCCCAAGAAGGTTCATGCTACAGGAGGGTTCGCCCAATCTGAGTTTTGGCGTCAGCTGCTGACTGATATTCTTAACCAGGAGGTACTGATTCCGGAGAGCTATGAAAGTTCTTGTCTCGGCGCTGTTATTTTAGGAATGTACGCACTTGGGGAAATAGACTCGCTTTCTGAGGCAAAACGCTTTGTCAGTTCCAATATTCGCCTTCTTCCGGATAAGGAATCCGCTCAGGTGTATCAGGAATTGATCCCGATTTATATCCGCCTCGCCCGTATGTACGAAACAGAATTTGAAGAAATCGCCGCCTTTCAAACGAAATACGGCAAAGAAGAACTTCCTGAAAGTGCAAAATAG
- a CDS encoding GNAT family protein, which produces MIRLEPFTMGDAAELVSWIPSEEFLMQWGGPGFLYPINFEQIESYVHVPNQRVFKGIEEITGKNAGHICLSNIDLKNESCRISKVMAAPDMRGKGYGLALVQQALNFAFLELNMHRVTLGVFDFNKNAISCYKKAGFSIEGHLKDCRKIKNEYWSLYEMAILKEEWEQVRSITSQSSVQA; this is translated from the coding sequence ATGATTCGCTTAGAACCGTTTACTATGGGGGATGCAGCTGAATTGGTCAGCTGGATTCCTTCTGAGGAATTTCTAATGCAATGGGGCGGTCCGGGATTTTTGTACCCGATCAATTTCGAACAGATTGAATCGTATGTCCACGTGCCGAATCAGAGGGTATTTAAAGGGATAGAGGAGATTACCGGAAAGAATGCGGGCCATATATGTCTTTCCAATATCGATTTAAAAAATGAATCGTGCCGGATCAGCAAAGTAATGGCCGCTCCGGATATGAGAGGAAAAGGATACGGGCTCGCGCTCGTTCAGCAGGCACTGAACTTTGCCTTTCTGGAACTGAACATGCACCGGGTCACACTTGGTGTGTTTGATTTCAATAAAAATGCCATTTCCTGCTATAAAAAAGCCGGTTTTTCCATTGAAGGCCATTTAAAAGACTGCCGAAAAATAAAAAACGAATACTGGAGTTTATACGAAATGGCAATTTTAAAGGAAGAATGGGAACAAGTCCGCTCAATCACCAGCCAAAGCTCTGTTCAGGCATGA
- a CDS encoding GNAT family N-acetyltransferase: MMIDIQAYYDIDFFKKAALSFLETQEIENNVALGILLDKNSSSLQPIHMSMIRKDGEPIAVLLQTHPKQVLVSAKAGLEEEDLLLAGKRIAQVYRSVPGLLGEKTVTETLAKRIASLTGKRAYTAIEQRLHKLTEIEKTGNPGTGKKVLLTSEHRPLISQWVFDFCQEVNEQATMFEADEKADEMIRKKSLYGWADEGEIVSMANWSRPTKTNVNINYVYTPPAHRKKGYATECVMELTEQMLASGFETVSLFTDQANPTANKIYAEIGYKPVQDFAKILFEEKPKKPAGS; this comes from the coding sequence ATGATGATTGATATTCAGGCATATTATGATATCGACTTTTTTAAGAAAGCGGCTCTATCCTTTCTTGAAACACAGGAAATAGAAAACAACGTGGCTCTCGGCATCCTGCTGGACAAAAATTCTTCCAGTCTGCAGCCGATACATATGAGCATGATCCGCAAAGATGGAGAACCGATTGCGGTCCTTCTTCAAACCCATCCAAAGCAAGTGCTAGTTTCAGCAAAAGCGGGCTTAGAGGAAGAGGATTTGCTGCTTGCCGGAAAAAGGATCGCCCAGGTATACAGGTCCGTACCTGGACTGCTTGGGGAAAAAACAGTGACGGAAACACTGGCAAAAAGAATTGCCTCCCTTACTGGTAAAAGGGCATATACGGCAATCGAACAGCGATTGCATAAATTGACGGAAATCGAAAAAACCGGGAATCCGGGGACAGGTAAAAAGGTGCTGCTCACATCCGAGCACCGCCCTTTAATCAGCCAATGGGTGTTCGATTTCTGCCAGGAAGTAAATGAACAGGCAACGATGTTTGAGGCCGATGAAAAAGCAGATGAAATGATCCGCAAAAAAAGTCTGTACGGATGGGCCGATGAAGGTGAAATTGTCTCCATGGCCAATTGGTCACGCCCGACGAAAACGAATGTGAACATTAACTACGTTTATACACCGCCAGCACACCGTAAAAAGGGCTATGCCACAGAATGTGTCATGGAGCTGACGGAACAAATGCTTGCAAGCGGATTCGAAACAGTCAGCCTGTTTACAGATCAGGCGAATCCGACCGCCAATAAAATTTATGCCGAGATTGGATACAAACCTGTCCAGGATTTTGCCAAAATTTTATTTGAAGAAAAACCGAAAAAACCAGCCGGATCATGA
- a CDS encoding TetR family transcriptional regulator C-terminal domain-containing protein, which translates to MPKFVDHEKQKEKIAEAVWRIVARDGMEQVSVRNVAEEAGFSPGSMRHYFSTQSELILFTMKSISEKIRKRAEGAVFTGNHLEDMAMLLEEALPLNGERRTETEVWFAFIVKAFTDKVLAPLSSEIYDELKKGVTLIITGLIQLGMAKDDLDEEMEIERLFALIDGIAIHGVIRPEDCDPEKMSRIVRHHLKSLCK; encoded by the coding sequence ATGCCTAAATTTGTAGATCACGAAAAACAAAAAGAAAAAATAGCCGAAGCAGTATGGAGAATTGTTGCAAGGGATGGAATGGAGCAAGTGTCTGTCCGGAATGTGGCAGAAGAAGCCGGTTTTTCACCTGGATCGATGCGCCATTATTTTTCCACTCAATCAGAATTGATCCTGTTTACGATGAAATCTATATCTGAAAAAATAAGGAAAAGAGCGGAAGGCGCTGTATTTACAGGTAACCATCTGGAAGATATGGCCATGCTTCTCGAAGAAGCACTTCCGCTTAACGGTGAAAGGAGAACGGAAACGGAGGTATGGTTTGCTTTTATCGTAAAAGCTTTTACTGACAAGGTTCTGGCTCCGCTCAGCTCTGAAATTTACGATGAATTAAAGAAAGGAGTTACATTAATCATAACAGGGCTCATTCAATTAGGAATGGCAAAAGATGACCTGGATGAAGAAATGGAAATCGAGCGACTGTTTGCTTTAATCGACGGCATCGCCATTCATGGAGTGATCAGACCGGAGGATTGCGATCCTGAAAAGATGAGCAGAATCGTCCGCCATCATCTGAAATCTCTTTGTAAATGA
- the abc-f gene encoding ribosomal protection-like ABC-F family protein translates to MYSKKDWDVKRMLLMKIRNIKKSFGDRDILTGLDLDIGLGDRIGLAGYNGTGKTTFAKILAGILPFDDGFIDAFGKKVKIGYLQQSVDYTDEILNVQHHSKEWLKSAKMLGIGSLEENRERKHLSGGEKLKVALTNVMQGNPDLLILDEPTNHLDLLGIKWLTSELQRFSGTVLIISHDRYFLDQTATRIEELDDGKLISYDGNYSAYRKEKQRRFEIQEKDYEQQQRYKKRIVGQMENLKKWSEKAHRESTKSKTNEKLPMGYKETQRVKAKKMDIQIRSKMKRLNAELEKNKVEKPKEDTSVYFDFTASQKRGKRILEAAGAAKAFGSRTLFHPSHFYMKHGEKAALLGPNGSGKTTFLNILLGKEELSDGEIWFSDSLKIGYLSQEVEDLNENQTPFEALGLTDRDTKSRAMDISAHLGLSEMMDRRISELSLGQRTRVKLIGLLLQELDMLILDEPTNHLDLPSREQLEETLSLFEGTLLIVSHDYYFLEKLADCLLVIEEDQVIRRYGMTLKEWEIKDSGVGRQDEDERLLILETELSAVLGKLSLLQPGDSGYAELDEKFTQLMKQKREIVN, encoded by the coding sequence TTGTATTCAAAAAAGGATTGGGATGTGAAGCGTATGCTTTTGATGAAAATAAGAAATATAAAAAAAAGCTTTGGTGACCGGGATATTCTAACGGGATTGGATTTGGATATAGGGTTAGGTGACAGAATTGGTCTTGCGGGATACAACGGTACCGGAAAGACGACATTCGCGAAGATTCTTGCGGGTATCCTCCCGTTTGATGACGGGTTTATAGATGCTTTCGGGAAAAAAGTAAAAATCGGTTATCTGCAGCAGTCGGTTGATTATACGGATGAGATCCTGAACGTTCAGCATCATTCTAAAGAATGGCTGAAATCTGCAAAAATGCTTGGAATCGGTTCACTGGAAGAGAACCGTGAAAGAAAGCATTTAAGCGGCGGTGAAAAATTAAAGGTTGCATTGACCAACGTGATGCAGGGAAATCCGGATTTGCTTATCCTGGATGAACCGACGAATCATTTGGATTTGCTCGGTATCAAATGGCTGACGTCAGAATTGCAGCGTTTCAGCGGGACGGTCCTGATTATTTCTCATGATCGTTATTTTCTTGATCAAACCGCAACGAGAATTGAAGAGCTCGACGATGGAAAGCTCATTTCCTATGACGGAAACTACTCAGCTTACAGGAAAGAGAAGCAGCGAAGGTTTGAAATTCAGGAGAAGGATTATGAGCAGCAGCAGCGGTATAAAAAACGGATTGTCGGCCAGATGGAAAATTTGAAGAAATGGTCGGAGAAAGCTCACAGGGAATCCACCAAAAGCAAGACGAATGAGAAGCTTCCGATGGGCTATAAAGAAACCCAGAGAGTGAAGGCCAAGAAAATGGATATCCAAATCCGGTCCAAAATGAAGCGGCTGAATGCCGAATTGGAAAAGAATAAAGTCGAAAAGCCGAAAGAAGATACGAGCGTGTATTTTGACTTTACCGCTTCGCAAAAACGGGGGAAACGGATTCTTGAAGCGGCCGGCGCTGCAAAAGCATTTGGGTCAAGAACGCTGTTCCATCCCAGCCACTTTTATATGAAACACGGAGAAAAAGCAGCACTTCTCGGACCGAATGGAAGCGGAAAAACAACCTTTTTAAATATTTTATTAGGAAAAGAGGAGCTTTCAGACGGAGAAATCTGGTTCAGCGATTCTCTTAAGATCGGCTACTTGAGCCAGGAGGTTGAAGACTTAAACGAAAACCAGACTCCATTTGAGGCTTTGGGATTAACAGACCGTGATACAAAAAGCAGGGCGATGGACATCAGTGCGCATCTGGGATTATCGGAAATGATGGACCGCAGGATTAGTGAGCTCAGCCTCGGTCAGAGGACGCGGGTAAAACTGATCGGGCTGCTTTTGCAGGAACTTGATATGCTCATTCTGGATGAGCCGACCAATCATCTGGATCTTCCATCAAGAGAGCAGCTGGAGGAAACGCTCAGCCTGTTCGAAGGCACGCTGCTGATCGTTTCTCACGATTACTATTTTTTGGAGAAGCTGGCGGATTGTCTTTTGGTAATAGAAGAGGATCAAGTAATCCGCAGATATGGAATGACTCTGAAAGAGTGGGAGATAAAAGATTCAGGCGTCGGCCGGCAGGATGAGGATGAGAGACTTCTCATTCTTGAAACGGAGCTTTCAGCCGTCCTTGGAAAGCTCAGTCTTCTGCAGCCGGGGGATTCAGGGTATGCAGAACTGGATGAAAAATTTACACAGCTGATGAAGCAAAAAAGGGAAATAGTCAATTGA
- a CDS encoding DUF1349 domain-containing protein gives METIVEQVMQILPNQKPVIIGISGISGSGYEEQARYLQGELVKQGLLVHFEQLLEEEVEMDPENPAKSWYEQAMPVQKAKAAIEKAKQHREWDIVLASGPFLLKNTVNELFHTSIWVDCSRQTAKEREKAAQQKNIEWRMGAHHIHTIIDEPKQKADLVMINDPRLQEGPQTIQQGFIGGKWMHEPSSWNIKNERMTVSAEGVTDFWQKTHYGFQNDNGHFYYMETDLDFVMTVTVEGNPQHQFDQAGLMVRLDENNWLKTSLEHELHHLPKLGAVVTNFGFSDWSTQELMDAPSELQYKITRTGQDYLVEVWLKDRWQQLRVARLQKPHEKVMCGIYCCSPIKNGFIAEFSGFRIEENV, from the coding sequence ATGGAAACTATTGTTGAACAAGTCATGCAGATCCTGCCAAATCAGAAGCCGGTCATAATTGGCATCAGCGGAATCAGTGGATCAGGGTATGAGGAACAGGCGCGGTATTTGCAGGGGGAACTCGTGAAACAGGGGCTGCTTGTTCATTTTGAGCAATTACTAGAGGAAGAAGTGGAGATGGACCCTGAAAATCCAGCCAAAAGCTGGTATGAACAAGCCATGCCCGTACAGAAGGCGAAAGCGGCGATTGAAAAAGCAAAGCAGCACCGGGAATGGGACATCGTTCTTGCAAGCGGTCCATTTCTCCTGAAAAATACGGTTAATGAATTATTCCACACATCCATTTGGGTGGACTGTTCCAGACAAACGGCAAAAGAAAGAGAAAAAGCCGCGCAGCAAAAAAATATCGAGTGGAGAATGGGAGCCCATCACATTCATACAATCATTGATGAACCTAAGCAAAAAGCAGATCTGGTGATGATTAACGATCCCCGTCTGCAAGAAGGCCCACAGACGATTCAGCAGGGATTTATTGGCGGAAAATGGATGCATGAGCCTTCAAGCTGGAACATCAAAAATGAAAGAATGACCGTCAGCGCAGAAGGGGTCACAGACTTCTGGCAAAAAACCCATTACGGCTTCCAGAATGATAATGGCCATTTTTATTACATGGAAACAGACTTGGATTTTGTCATGACTGTAACGGTAGAAGGCAATCCGCAGCATCAGTTTGATCAAGCGGGTTTGATGGTTCGCCTTGATGAAAACAATTGGCTGAAAACATCGCTGGAGCATGAACTGCACCATCTTCCAAAACTTGGAGCGGTTGTGACTAATTTTGGATTCAGCGATTGGTCGACCCAGGAATTAATGGACGCTCCATCGGAATTGCAGTACAAAATTACCCGGACAGGCCAGGATTATCTTGTGGAAGTATGGCTAAAAGACAGGTGGCAGCAGCTTCGGGTAGCAAGGCTTCAGAAACCTCATGAAAAGGTCATGTGCGGCATATACTGCTGCAGCCCTATTAAAAATGGCTTCATAGCAGAATTCAGCGGTTTCAGGATTGAAGAAAACGTATAA
- a CDS encoding protein YkpC (YkpC, a protein of only 43 or 44 amino acids, is found broadly in the genus Bacillus.), which translates to MMRDIGRRIVISLALAGIILGGMSVSFANLPAERQQEKNIAVRP; encoded by the coding sequence ATGATGAGAGATATAGGAAGAAGAATTGTCATCAGTTTAGCGCTTGCCGGTATCATACTTGGAGGAATGAGTGTCTCATTCGCAAATTTGCCGGCTGAGCGACAACAGGAGAAGAATATCGCCGTGAGACCTTAG
- a CDS encoding NUDIX hydrolase: MEPKWLTWAKEIQSLSQAGLAYSKDPFDLERFERLRELSQEIVSEYTDVPMNKLPGLFANETGYQTPKVDSRAVVFQDNKLLLVRERMDGLWSLPGGWADIGLTPSENAAKEAFEESGLKVKPKRLIAVMDKKCHPHPPGAYHIYKMFFLCEKTGGRLETGLETLDAGFFPLDGLPPLSLGRITESQIQILFEYCWDGRKEVYFD, from the coding sequence ATGGAGCCGAAATGGTTAACGTGGGCAAAGGAGATTCAGTCATTGTCGCAGGCAGGACTTGCTTATTCAAAGGATCCGTTTGATCTGGAAAGGTTTGAGCGGCTGCGCGAACTGAGTCAGGAAATAGTCTCAGAGTATACGGATGTGCCGATGAACAAGCTTCCGGGACTGTTTGCAAATGAGACGGGCTATCAGACTCCGAAAGTTGACTCGAGAGCCGTTGTGTTTCAGGATAATAAACTATTGCTTGTACGGGAAAGGATGGACGGCCTCTGGTCTCTTCCGGGCGGCTGGGCAGATATAGGGTTAACTCCGTCGGAGAATGCAGCGAAGGAAGCGTTCGAGGAGTCTGGTTTAAAGGTAAAGCCGAAGCGTCTGATTGCGGTAATGGATAAGAAGTGCCATCCTCATCCGCCCGGAGCCTATCATATCTATAAAATGTTTTTCCTGTGCGAGAAGACGGGAGGCAGGCTTGAAACAGGCCTGGAAACGCTTGATGCAGGATTCTTCCCTCTGGATGGACTCCCGCCGCTGTCTCTAGGAAGAATTACAGAAAGTCAGATTCAGATTTTATTTGAGTACTGCTGGGATGGACGAAAAGAAGTTTATTTTGACTGA
- a CDS encoding ABC transporter substrate-binding protein: MNRLFSIFTVLLLTAGIISGCGQDSAAPEQMNEKQTAQSEKAEFPVKIKDASGKEVTIEKEPGKIVSLIPSNTEILFAMGLGDKVIGVTDNDNYPEEAVKKEKVGGMDFNVEKIIGLQPDLVLAHESGAHNSADGLKQLEDAGIKVILIKDAQSFDKVYESIDMIGQATGEREESGKIVEGMKKKLAEIKEKASAIPEDQRKSVFAEVSPSPEIYTAGKDTFLNDILTTVGAKNAAAGQSGWPKMSEEAIVKLNPDVIVTTYGYYSPNPVEQVMSRKGWESVTAIKEKAVFDVHSDKVTRPGPRLIEGVEELANAIYPDVFTK, translated from the coding sequence ATGAATAGGTTGTTTTCCATATTTACAGTGCTGCTTCTGACAGCGGGAATCATTTCAGGCTGCGGTCAGGATTCTGCTGCACCGGAACAAATGAATGAAAAGCAAACGGCTCAAAGTGAAAAAGCGGAGTTTCCAGTAAAAATCAAGGATGCATCCGGAAAAGAAGTAACGATTGAAAAGGAACCCGGGAAAATCGTGTCTCTTATTCCGAGCAACACGGAAATTCTATTTGCAATGGGTCTTGGCGATAAGGTTATCGGTGTAACGGATAACGACAACTATCCGGAAGAGGCTGTAAAAAAAGAAAAAGTCGGCGGAATGGATTTTAATGTTGAAAAGATTATCGGCTTGCAGCCCGACTTAGTCCTGGCGCATGAGTCAGGTGCCCACAACTCAGCGGACGGCCTGAAGCAGCTGGAAGATGCCGGGATTAAAGTCATCCTTATTAAGGATGCTCAGAGCTTTGATAAAGTATATGAATCGATCGACATGATTGGACAGGCTACCGGAGAACGGGAAGAATCAGGAAAAATAGTTGAAGGCATGAAAAAAAAGCTGGCAGAGATTAAAGAGAAAGCTTCCGCTATCCCAGAAGATCAAAGGAAAAGCGTATTTGCAGAGGTGTCTCCTTCACCAGAGATTTATACAGCCGGTAAAGATACATTTTTAAATGATATTCTGACGACGGTTGGGGCGAAGAATGCTGCTGCAGGGCAGTCCGGCTGGCCTAAAATGTCAGAAGAAGCGATTGTGAAGTTGAATCCGGATGTCATTGTGACTACATACGGCTACTATAGTCCGAACCCTGTAGAGCAGGTCATGAGCAGAAAAGGCTGGGAAAGTGTGACCGCAATCAAAGAAAAAGCAGTTTTCGACGTGCACTCGGATAAAGTGACAAGACCGGGCCCGCGTTTAATTGAAGGAGTAGAAGAGCTTGCGAACGCAATCTATCCGGACGTATTTACAAAATAA
- a CDS encoding iron ABC transporter permease, whose translation MRTQSIRTYLQNNRIIPYAFALLFLGISFIAAVSIGTAAISPKEIVSALFGGHAASDANQNILMSIRFPRVILAGLVGASLSLAGAAFQGLLRNPLADPYTLGVSSGASLGAVCVIYFGIHVFGNFTLPVISIASGFATMLGVLGFAYIAQRRTSMETMILAGVIFNSFLGSFISLIIALSGEELRQVMNWLLGSVSMRGWPYVQMILPFTILGAIVLLMHTRELNAFSFGEDRARHIGVNVKRKQLMIVISASMLTGSAVAVSGTIGFAGLVIPHMTRFLFGSDHRHLLPLSMIIGGGFLILADLLARTLITPVELPIGIITAIAGAPVFAFILAAKKRRS comes from the coding sequence TTGCGAACGCAATCTATCCGGACGTATTTACAAAATAACCGCATCATTCCCTATGCTTTCGCACTACTGTTTTTGGGGATTTCTTTTATAGCCGCTGTTTCGATTGGAACAGCGGCTATTTCTCCTAAGGAGATTGTGTCTGCTTTATTTGGAGGACACGCTGCTTCTGATGCGAATCAGAATATCCTCATGTCAATCCGGTTTCCCCGTGTGATCCTGGCAGGACTCGTAGGGGCATCCTTGTCGCTTGCCGGTGCAGCCTTTCAGGGACTGCTTCGGAATCCTCTTGCAGATCCTTATACCCTCGGGGTTTCATCCGGAGCATCCCTTGGAGCCGTGTGTGTGATTTATTTTGGAATCCATGTTTTTGGAAACTTTACACTTCCTGTGATCAGCATTGCTTCAGGCTTTGCGACCATGCTTGGCGTACTCGGTTTTGCTTATATTGCTCAAAGGCGAACATCCATGGAAACGATGATTTTGGCAGGGGTCATTTTTAATTCTTTTCTCGGTTCCTTTATCTCTTTAATCATTGCACTAAGCGGAGAGGAACTTCGCCAGGTGATGAACTGGCTTCTCGGGAGCGTATCAATGAGAGGCTGGCCCTATGTTCAGATGATCCTTCCGTTTACCATTCTGGGTGCCATCGTTCTTCTCATGCATACAAGGGAGCTGAATGCTTTTTCTTTCGGAGAGGACCGGGCGCGGCATATCGGGGTCAATGTGAAGCGGAAGCAGCTCATGATTGTGATTTCAGCTTCTATGCTTACAGGTTCCGCGGTAGCCGTTTCCGGCACCATCGGATTTGCAGGTCTTGTCATTCCCCACATGACAAGGTTTTTATTCGGCAGTGATCACCGCCATCTTCTTCCCTTATCGATGATCATCGGAGGGGGGTTCTTAATTTTGGCGGATTTACTTGCCAGGACACTGATAACACCGGTTGAGCTCCCAATCGGAATTATTACGGCGATTGCCGGTGCGCCGGTATTTGCTTTTATTTTAGCAGCGAAGAAAAGACGGTCTTAG